One window of the Microvirga mediterraneensis genome contains the following:
- a CDS encoding Rne/Rng family ribonuclease has product MANKMLIDASHPEETRVVVVRGQKVEEFDFESANRKQLRGNIYLAKVTRVEPSLQAAFVEYGGNRHGFLAFSEIHPDYYQIPVADRQALLEAEAEAQAEEEREEERRSNRRRRRSSPRRAENDETVVSTEAEAGTEGALEAVEGSAHTESAGEEGEASGSDTQDAVPLVMADGEAPGEGAEEAAVEAIEGSAHVEAPEGIEAAHGAEARAPEGDTEADEDEDDHDVEEHEIVEQLGGDDAIEDLPQRRRAPRKQYKIQEVIKRRQILLVQVVKEERGNKGAALTTYLSLAGRYSVLMPNTGRGGGISRKITNAADRKRLKEIAQELEVPEGMGIILRTAGASRTKPEIKRDYEYLMRLWESVRELTLKSAAPALVYEEGSLIKRAIRDLYNKDIDDVMVAGEEGYREAKDFMRMLMPSHSKLVQPYRDPQPLFAKFGVEAQLDAMFSNVVTLKSGGYLVINPTEALVSIDVNSGRSTREHNIEDTALRTNLEAAEEIARQLRLRDLAGLVVIDFIDMEEKRNNRAVEKKLNECLKNDRARIQVGRISPFGLLEMSRQRIRTGVLESSSIPCPHCAGTGFVRSTPSVALQVLRSIEETLIKNSGYNLVVRTRMEAAFYILNQKRIHLRDLEMRFGVAISIVADDSLHGTTTYAIERGEPALKLEHKSAATGIQIDAIAIDEPVEEIEAEAEDEAAEETQGSEERGEDGEGGGRRRRRRRRRRGRDRDGFAGEAQGEEGVEAGEAEGESDEEEAEVGASGAEAPAAEAGETDEESRGGRRRRRGRRGGRGRGRDETAEEFALEEGFVAPDEVQAAPAPTEAAPAEAGSETLEPQQAAGNEPIVTPSHPVAEAPVPPPAPVAPEPEPVAVVLTPEDPNRPKRAGWWSKAKSVLSGS; this is encoded by the coding sequence ATGGCAAACAAGATGCTCATCGATGCCTCACACCCGGAAGAAACCCGGGTCGTGGTGGTACGCGGTCAGAAGGTCGAAGAATTCGACTTCGAATCCGCTAACCGGAAGCAGCTGCGCGGGAATATCTATCTCGCCAAGGTCACCCGGGTCGAACCGTCGCTCCAGGCGGCCTTCGTGGAATACGGCGGAAACCGCCACGGGTTCCTCGCTTTCAGCGAAATCCATCCCGATTATTATCAGATCCCCGTCGCCGACCGTCAGGCGTTGCTCGAGGCCGAGGCCGAGGCACAGGCCGAGGAGGAGCGCGAGGAGGAACGCCGCAGCAACCGTCGCCGCCGCCGGTCCTCGCCGCGTCGCGCCGAGAACGACGAGACCGTGGTCTCGACGGAAGCGGAAGCCGGAACCGAGGGTGCCCTCGAGGCGGTCGAGGGTTCGGCCCATACCGAGTCTGCAGGCGAAGAGGGTGAGGCATCGGGCTCCGACACGCAGGATGCCGTCCCCCTGGTGATGGCCGACGGCGAGGCTCCCGGCGAAGGCGCCGAGGAGGCCGCCGTCGAGGCGATCGAGGGCTCGGCCCATGTGGAAGCCCCGGAGGGAATCGAAGCCGCGCACGGTGCCGAGGCCCGGGCGCCCGAGGGCGACACGGAAGCCGACGAGGACGAAGACGATCACGACGTGGAAGAGCACGAGATCGTCGAGCAGCTCGGCGGAGACGACGCCATCGAGGACCTGCCGCAGCGCCGGCGCGCGCCGCGCAAGCAGTACAAGATCCAGGAAGTCATCAAGCGCCGCCAGATCCTGCTGGTCCAGGTCGTGAAGGAAGAGCGCGGCAACAAGGGCGCGGCGCTCACCACCTACCTGTCGCTTGCCGGCCGCTATTCCGTGCTCATGCCCAACACGGGCCGGGGCGGCGGCATCTCCCGCAAGATCACCAACGCGGCCGACCGCAAGCGCCTGAAGGAAATCGCCCAGGAGCTGGAGGTGCCCGAGGGAATGGGCATCATCCTGCGCACGGCCGGCGCCTCGCGCACCAAGCCCGAGATCAAGCGCGACTACGAATACCTGATGCGCCTGTGGGAGAGCGTGCGCGAGCTGACCCTCAAGTCGGCGGCCCCCGCCCTCGTCTACGAGGAAGGCTCCCTCATCAAGCGCGCGATCCGCGACCTCTACAACAAGGACATCGACGACGTGATGGTCGCCGGTGAGGAGGGCTATCGCGAGGCCAAGGACTTCATGCGGATGCTCATGCCGAGCCATTCGAAGCTGGTCCAGCCCTACCGCGATCCTCAGCCTCTCTTCGCGAAATTCGGCGTCGAGGCCCAGCTCGATGCCATGTTCTCGAACGTGGTGACCCTGAAATCGGGCGGCTATCTCGTCATCAACCCGACGGAAGCCCTCGTTTCGATCGACGTGAACTCCGGCCGTTCGACCCGCGAGCACAACATCGAGGACACGGCGCTGCGCACGAACCTCGAAGCGGCCGAGGAAATCGCCCGCCAGCTCCGCCTGCGCGATCTCGCCGGCCTCGTGGTGATCGACTTCATCGACATGGAGGAGAAGCGCAATAACCGCGCCGTCGAGAAGAAGCTCAACGAGTGCCTGAAGAACGACCGCGCCCGCATCCAGGTGGGCCGCATCTCGCCGTTCGGGCTCCTTGAAATGTCGCGCCAGCGAATCCGCACCGGCGTGCTGGAATCCTCCTCGATCCCCTGCCCGCATTGCGCCGGCACCGGCTTCGTGCGCTCGACGCCGTCGGTGGCCCTCCAGGTGCTGCGCTCGATCGAGGAAACCCTCATCAAGAATTCAGGCTACAACCTCGTCGTCCGCACCCGGATGGAGGCAGCCTTCTACATCCTGAACCAGAAGCGCATCCACCTGCGTGACCTGGAGATGCGTTTCGGCGTGGCGATTTCCATCGTGGCCGACGACAGCCTCCACGGCACGACGACCTATGCCATCGAGCGTGGCGAACCCGCCCTCAAGCTCGAGCACAAGTCGGCCGCGACCGGCATCCAGATCGACGCGATTGCCATCGACGAACCCGTCGAGGAGATCGAGGCCGAGGCCGAGGATGAAGCCGCCGAGGAGACACAAGGCAGCGAAGAGCGCGGCGAGGACGGCGAAGGCGGTGGACGCCGCCGCCGCCGCCGCCGCCGCCGCCGTGGTCGCGACCGGGACGGCTTTGCTGGTGAAGCCCAGGGCGAGGAAGGCGTGGAAGCCGGAGAGGCCGAGGGCGAATCCGACGAGGAGGAGGCCGAGGTCGGGGCTTCCGGAGCCGAAGCTCCTGCCGCCGAAGCCGGCGAGACGGACGAGGAATCCCGTGGCGGACGTCGCCGTCGTCGCGGGCGCCGCGGCGGTCGCGGGCGTGGCCGTGACGAGACGGCCGAGGAATTCGCCCTCGAAGAGGGTTTCGTCGCTCCCGACGAGGTTCAGGCTGCTCCGGCTCCGACCGAAGCCGCCCCGGCAGAGGCAGGCTCCGAGACCCTGGAGCCGCAGCAAGCCGCCGGAAACGAGCCGATCGTCACGCCGTCCCATCCGGTGGCAGAAGCCCCCGTTCCGCCGCCCGCTCCCGTCGCTCCCGAGCCGGAGCCGGTCGCGGTCGTCCTGACCCCGGAAGATCCCAATCGCCCCAAGCGCGCCGGCTGGTGGTCCAAGGCCAAGTCGGTCCTGAGCGGATCGTAA
- a CDS encoding N-acetylmuramoyl-L-alanine amidase yields the protein MPVFPFTRLARACLVVALVAAWTGHAHAAGEGAKAGSPTIAAAVAVEAEGAKTRFKVTLSKPVMAQVSLMERPDRVIIDLPEVAFHLPQEAGRGREGLIASYRYGLFAPGRSRVVMELTQPAVVSGMTTAPDATGAATILTIELSRAEREEFHKAAVDSAAVTKEASSAPAVQGPKDARPVIVIDPGHGGIDPGANASSGNVYEKDLVLAFAQRLKRKLEEAGRYRIVMTRDEDVFVSLGDRVRAARGVQADLFISVHADSISGGQEVRGLTVYTGAERASDADSARLADRENKADAVAGVESRDIPDDVSDILMELTLRETRGFSHGFASRLVGEFDSVARLNKNPHRQARFQVLRAHDVPSVLVELGYLSSQKDLDLLMSEDWRAKMVSAMSVAVDRFFAARFARRGAAAVLP from the coding sequence ATGCCCGTTTTTCCCTTCACCCGCCTTGCCCGCGCGTGCCTCGTGGTGGCCCTTGTGGCCGCGTGGACCGGTCATGCCCATGCGGCTGGAGAGGGGGCGAAGGCCGGCTCTCCCACCATCGCGGCCGCCGTTGCGGTCGAGGCGGAGGGGGCGAAAACTCGTTTTAAGGTTACCTTGTCGAAACCCGTGATGGCGCAGGTCTCCCTGATGGAGCGCCCGGACCGGGTCATCATCGACCTGCCCGAGGTTGCCTTCCATCTCCCGCAGGAGGCGGGGCGCGGCAGGGAAGGCCTCATCGCCTCCTACCGCTACGGCCTTTTCGCTCCGGGCCGCTCCCGGGTGGTGATGGAACTGACGCAGCCTGCCGTGGTCTCGGGGATGACCACCGCGCCCGATGCCACGGGCGCGGCGACGATCCTGACCATCGAGCTGTCCCGCGCCGAGCGGGAGGAGTTCCACAAGGCGGCTGTTGACAGCGCGGCCGTCACCAAGGAGGCCTCGTCCGCGCCTGCGGTTCAGGGGCCCAAGGACGCCCGCCCGGTCATCGTGATCGACCCCGGTCATGGCGGAATCGACCCGGGGGCCAACGCCTCCTCGGGCAATGTCTATGAGAAGGATCTGGTCCTGGCCTTCGCCCAGAGACTCAAGAGGAAGCTGGAAGAGGCCGGCCGCTACAGGATCGTCATGACCCGCGACGAGGACGTGTTCGTCTCCCTCGGCGACCGGGTGCGGGCTGCCCGCGGGGTCCAGGCCGATCTTTTCATCTCCGTCCATGCGGATTCGATCTCCGGCGGCCAGGAGGTGAGGGGGCTGACGGTCTATACCGGGGCCGAACGGGCCTCGGACGCCGATTCCGCCCGCCTCGCCGACCGCGAAAACAAGGCGGATGCGGTGGCCGGCGTCGAATCGCGCGATATTCCCGATGACGTGTCGGACATCCTGATGGAGCTGACGCTCCGGGAAACGCGGGGCTTTTCCCACGGCTTCGCCAGCCGTCTCGTGGGCGAGTTCGATTCCGTTGCCCGGCTCAACAAGAATCCTCACCGTCAGGCCCGTTTCCAGGTGCTGCGGGCGCACGACGTGCCGTCCGTCCTGGTCGAACTCGGCTATCTGTCGAGCCAAAAAGACCTGGACCTGTTGATGTCGGAGGACTGGCGCGCCAAAATGGTCTCGGCCATGTCGGTCGCGGTGGATCGCTTTTTCGCCGCGCGGTTTGCCCGCAGGGGCGCTGCCGCAGTTTTACCATAG
- a CDS encoding penicillin-binding protein 1A, with the protein MRFVLRFFGFLFSVGAIFFLIGAVGLAYGFWFYSKDLPDHAQLANYEPPVMTRIHAADGSLIAEYARERRLYVPIQAVPKLVIGAFLSAEDKNFYKHVGVDPEGLVRAVVANLRSGGAREQGASTITQQVAKNFLVGNERSYERKIREALIALRMESTFSKDKILELYLNEIFLGTLTPGRNLHGIAAAALDYFGKSIHELTIAEAAYIAALPKGPNNYHPFRQRKAAIDRRNWVIDRMAANGYISKQDAEAAQKEPLNVKPRVVSPNSIASGYFAEGVRRDIAERYGEETLYEGGLLIRSTLDPKMQAMARKALVDGLVRFDEARGWRGSQQKIDLAGREWGQALAEVSSLGDVQPWRLAVVLEVAGGRAKIGLQPKREASGQVGKDRETGLVTADGAKWTRRPVERAVSVGDVVYVEPLADKPGQFRLRQIPEISGAIVAMDPNTGRVHAMVGGFSYDQSEFNRAVQAMRQPGSSFKPIVYATALDNGYTPSNQIMDSPFVLDMGPGQAAWAPSNYDGKSGGLRTLRYGIEHSKNLMTVRLANEVGMPAISEYARRFGVYDDLLPLLSMSLGAGETTVMRMTAAYSMFANGGRRIKPTLIDQIQDRNGRTLYRHDDRKCNGCDAEKWDGAAAPKLTETREQVLDPLTAYQITSILEGVVQRGTAQSVKAVGKPLAGKTGTTNDAKDVWFVGFSPDLAVGVFLGYDQPKSLGSAATAGQYAAPVFRDFMQMALKDKPATPFRVPAGIKLIRVNAATGTRAGGEGGGTILEAFKPGQSPPEYVPPEPSADEVPQAEYAPAPPPGGQRAVGVGPGGLY; encoded by the coding sequence ATGCGCTTCGTCCTACGATTTTTCGGCTTCCTCTTCAGCGTCGGAGCGATCTTCTTCCTGATCGGCGCCGTGGGGCTCGCCTATGGATTCTGGTTCTATTCGAAGGACCTGCCGGATCACGCCCAGCTGGCCAATTACGAGCCTCCGGTGATGACCCGCATCCATGCGGCGGACGGTAGCTTGATTGCCGAATATGCCCGTGAGCGCCGCCTCTACGTACCGATCCAGGCCGTCCCCAAGCTCGTGATCGGGGCCTTCCTCTCGGCCGAGGACAAGAACTTCTACAAGCATGTCGGCGTCGATCCCGAGGGGCTCGTCCGTGCCGTCGTGGCCAACCTCCGCTCCGGCGGAGCCAGGGAGCAGGGCGCTTCGACCATCACCCAGCAGGTCGCCAAGAACTTCCTCGTCGGCAACGAGCGGAGCTACGAGCGCAAGATACGCGAGGCGCTGATCGCGCTGCGCATGGAATCGACCTTCTCCAAGGACAAGATCCTCGAGCTCTATCTCAACGAGATCTTCCTCGGCACCCTGACCCCGGGCCGTAACCTGCACGGCATCGCGGCCGCGGCGCTCGATTATTTCGGCAAGTCCATCCACGAACTGACCATCGCGGAGGCCGCCTACATCGCCGCCCTGCCCAAGGGGCCGAACAATTATCATCCCTTCCGCCAGCGCAAGGCCGCCATCGATCGCCGGAACTGGGTGATCGACCGCATGGCCGCCAACGGCTACATCTCCAAACAGGACGCGGAGGCGGCCCAGAAGGAGCCCCTCAACGTCAAGCCGCGCGTGGTCTCCCCGAACAGCATCGCGTCGGGCTACTTCGCCGAGGGCGTGCGCCGGGACATCGCCGAGCGCTACGGCGAGGAAACCCTCTACGAGGGCGGCCTGCTCATCCGGTCGACACTCGATCCCAAGATGCAGGCCATGGCCCGCAAGGCCCTGGTCGACGGTCTCGTGCGCTTCGACGAGGCGCGCGGCTGGCGCGGATCCCAGCAGAAGATCGACCTCGCGGGTCGCGAATGGGGCCAGGCCCTCGCGGAAGTGTCGTCGCTCGGCGATGTGCAGCCCTGGCGTCTGGCCGTGGTGCTGGAAGTGGCCGGAGGGCGTGCGAAGATCGGCCTGCAGCCCAAGCGCGAGGCGTCCGGTCAGGTCGGCAAGGACCGCGAGACCGGCCTCGTGACGGCCGATGGCGCAAAATGGACCCGCCGGCCCGTCGAGCGCGCCGTTTCCGTGGGCGATGTGGTCTATGTGGAGCCCCTGGCCGACAAGCCGGGCCAGTTCCGCCTGCGCCAGATCCCGGAAATTTCGGGCGCCATCGTGGCCATGGATCCCAATACGGGCCGCGTTCACGCCATGGTGGGCGGCTTCTCCTACGACCAGAGCGAGTTCAACCGGGCCGTCCAGGCCATGCGCCAGCCGGGCTCCTCGTTCAAGCCGATCGTCTACGCGACCGCCCTCGATAACGGCTACACGCCGTCGAACCAGATCATGGATTCGCCCTTCGTGCTCGACATGGGGCCGGGGCAGGCAGCCTGGGCGCCGTCCAACTACGACGGCAAGTCGGGCGGCCTGCGGACCCTGCGCTACGGCATCGAGCATTCCAAGAACCTGATGACGGTGCGCCTCGCCAACGAGGTCGGCATGCCGGCCATCTCGGAATATGCCCGTCGCTTCGGCGTCTATGACGACTTGCTGCCGCTGCTCTCCATGTCGCTCGGCGCCGGCGAGACCACGGTCATGCGCATGACGGCGGCCTATTCCATGTTCGCCAATGGCGGCCGCCGCATCAAGCCGACCCTGATCGACCAGATTCAGGACCGCAACGGCCGGACCCTCTATCGCCACGACGACCGCAAATGCAACGGCTGCGACGCGGAGAAGTGGGATGGCGCCGCCGCTCCCAAGCTGACCGAGACCCGCGAACAGGTGCTCGACCCGCTGACCGCCTACCAGATCACCTCGATCCTCGAAGGCGTGGTCCAGCGCGGCACGGCCCAGTCCGTCAAGGCCGTCGGCAAGCCGCTCGCCGGCAAGACCGGCACCACCAACGACGCCAAGGACGTGTGGTTCGTCGGCTTCTCGCCCGATCTCGCCGTGGGCGTGTTCCTCGGCTACGACCAGCCGAAGTCGCTCGGCAGCGCGGCGACGGCGGGCCAGTACGCAGCGCCCGTCTTCCGCGACTTCATGCAGATGGCGCTCAAGGACAAGCCGGCGACGCCGTTCCGTGTTCCTGCTGGCATCAAGCTGATCCGCGTCAATGCCGCCACCGGCACCCGCGCGGGCGGCGAGGGCGGCGGCACCATCCTCGAGGCGTTCAAGCCGGGCCAGTCTCCGCCGGAATACGTGCCGCCGGAGCCTTCGGCGGACGAAGTCCCGCAGGCCGAGTATGCGCCGGCTCCTCCGCCAGGGGGGCAGCGGGCGGTGGGCGTGGGACCGGGCGGATTGTACTGA
- the prfB gene encoding peptide chain release factor 2 (programmed frameshift): protein MRAEIQHLVEETKQSVGLLRRHLDWDTAQRRLAELNAQAEDPNLWNDADAAQKIMRERTSLEDQISAVKRLEQDLEDAITLIELGETEEDEDTVREGEETIRSLQAEAARRQVETLLSGEADANDTYVEVHSGAGGTESQDWANMLQRMYARWAERRKYKVELLEITDGEEAGIKSATLLIKGLNAYGWLKTESGVHRLVRISPYDSNARRHTSFASVWVYPVVDDRINIEIKESDCRIDTFRSSGAGGQHVNTTDSAVRITHIPSGIVVACQQERSQHKNRATAWNMLRARLYEAELKKREEKANAEAAAKTDIGWGHQIRSYVLQPYQMVKDLRTGAQSTSPQDVLDGDLDPFMEASLAQRVYGGAAEVEDID from the exons ATGCGCGCCGAAATCCAACATCTCGTAGAAGAGACCAAGCAGTCAGTCGGGCTGCTGAGGAGGCATCTT GACTGGGATACTGCCCAGCGACGCCTCGCGGAACTGAACGCCCAGGCCGAGGATCCCAACCTCTGGAACGATGCCGACGCCGCGCAGAAGATCATGCGCGAACGCACGTCGCTCGAGGATCAGATCTCGGCCGTGAAGCGCCTCGAGCAGGATCTCGAAGACGCCATCACGCTGATCGAACTCGGCGAGACGGAAGAGGACGAGGACACGGTCCGGGAGGGCGAGGAGACGATCCGCAGCCTTCAGGCCGAGGCGGCGCGCCGCCAGGTCGAGACCCTGCTTTCGGGCGAGGCGGATGCCAACGACACCTATGTGGAAGTGCATTCGGGCGCGGGCGGCACGGAAAGCCAGGACTGGGCCAACATGCTCCAGCGCATGTATGCCCGCTGGGCCGAGCGCCGGAAGTACAAGGTCGAGCTTCTCGAAATCACCGACGGTGAAGAGGCCGGAATCAAGAGCGCCACGCTCCTGATCAAGGGCCTCAATGCCTATGGCTGGCTCAAGACCGAGTCGGGCGTGCACCGGCTCGTGCGCATCTCGCCCTACGATTCCAATGCCCGCCGCCATACGAGCTTTGCATCGGTGTGGGTCTATCCGGTGGTGGACGACCGCATCAACATCGAGATCAAGGAATCGGACTGCCGCATCGACACGTTCCGGTCCTCGGGCGCCGGCGGTCAGCACGTGAACACCACCGACTCGGCGGTGCGCATCACGCACATTCCGAGCGGCATCGTCGTGGCCTGCCAGCAGGAGCGCTCCCAGCACAAGAACCGGGCGACCGCCTGGAACATGCTGCGCGCGCGCCTCTACGAGGCGGAGCTGAAGAAGCGTGAGGAGAAGGCCAACGCCGAGGCCGCCGCGAAGACGGATATCGGCTGGGGCCACCAGATCCGCTCCTACGTGCTGCAGCCCTACCAGATGGTGAAGGACCTGCGCACCGGCGCCCAATCGACGAGCCCGCAGGACGTGCTCGACGGCGACCTGGACCCCTTCATGGAAGCCTCGCTCGCCCAGCGCGTCTATGGCGGCGCCGCGGAGGTCGAGGATATCGACTAA
- a CDS encoding matrixin family metalloprotease, which produces MPDYKAILSGQSWNALSGLKVAKTPVFLTYTFNGPRWNASKFGSSDMSLARKALKMWGDASGIRFIEVKGEDAELKFQWQWDYGDHSGWAEFPLLERDYFDEGLVRDDDGGNIYLNAHYRSELGSNKGFKLYVLLHEIGHALGLKHPFHRMDYNKQLLKSELDHVNHTVMSYTGADINMQPLGLGALDIQAIRALYGSPSKDGKQVAKWSWSKAAQTLTQIGKSKADVIYGVAVKDVIKGGAGDDRIYSFDGDDTLLGGDGNDVLSGGDGDDALLGEAGNDTLSGSYGDDVLQGGAGSDLLSGGSRNDVLYGDDGNDSLKGGDGNDTLYGGLGSDVLTGNDGSDQFVFDTPFSGIDDVDQIADFNQNPQEAWYDEYEQDKIILSSAIFSTLAKGLLRDEAFVKGAAAQDSTDKILFDPAEQFLSYDPDGTGPLAAVRFAKLLGTVTLNASDFLVV; this is translated from the coding sequence ATGCCGGACTACAAAGCCATTCTCTCGGGCCAGAGCTGGAACGCTCTGTCCGGCCTCAAGGTCGCCAAGACGCCTGTTTTCCTGACCTATACGTTCAACGGCCCGCGCTGGAACGCGTCGAAGTTCGGCAGCAGCGACATGTCCTTGGCGCGAAAGGCCCTGAAGATGTGGGGCGATGCATCGGGCATTCGCTTCATCGAGGTCAAGGGCGAGGATGCCGAGCTGAAGTTTCAATGGCAATGGGATTACGGGGACCATTCCGGCTGGGCCGAATTCCCGCTGCTTGAGCGCGACTACTTCGACGAGGGCCTCGTCCGGGACGACGATGGCGGCAACATCTACCTGAACGCGCACTACCGTTCCGAACTGGGAAGCAACAAGGGGTTCAAGTTGTATGTCCTGCTCCATGAGATCGGCCATGCGCTCGGTCTCAAGCACCCTTTCCACAGGATGGACTACAACAAGCAATTGCTGAAGTCGGAACTCGATCACGTGAATCATACCGTGATGAGCTACACGGGAGCCGACATCAACATGCAGCCACTCGGACTCGGCGCCCTCGACATCCAGGCAATCCGCGCGCTCTACGGCAGCCCATCGAAGGACGGAAAACAAGTCGCGAAATGGAGCTGGAGCAAGGCGGCGCAGACCCTCACTCAGATCGGCAAGAGCAAGGCGGACGTCATCTATGGTGTCGCCGTCAAGGACGTCATCAAGGGTGGAGCTGGTGACGACAGGATCTACAGCTTCGACGGTGACGACACGCTCCTTGGCGGCGACGGCAACGATGTCCTGAGCGGCGGGGACGGTGACGACGCCCTGCTGGGAGAAGCCGGCAACGATACCTTGAGTGGTAGCTATGGCGACGACGTTCTGCAGGGAGGCGCCGGCAGCGACCTCCTGAGCGGCGGGTCGCGCAATGATGTCCTTTACGGCGACGACGGGAACGACAGCCTGAAAGGAGGGGACGGCAACGATACGCTGTACGGAGGCCTGGGCAGCGATGTTCTGACCGGCAACGACGGCAGCGATCAATTCGTCTTCGACACCCCATTCAGCGGAATCGACGACGTCGACCAGATCGCGGACTTCAACCAGAACCCGCAGGAGGCATGGTACGATGAGTATGAACAGGACAAGATCATCCTGTCGTCGGCAATCTTCAGCACCCTCGCGAAAGGCCTCCTAAGAGATGAGGCGTTTGTAAAAGGAGCGGCCGCACAGGATTCCACCGACAAGATTCTCTTCGATCCGGCGGAGCAATTCCTCTCCTACGACCCGGACGGCACCGGTCCCCTAGCGGCCGTGCGCTTCGCGAAGCTACTGGGCACGGTGACGCTCAACGCCTCCGACTTCCTGGTCGTTTGA
- the bcp gene encoding thioredoxin-dependent thiol peroxidase produces MPLTIGTKAPAFSLPATDGREISLDSLKGRKVVLYFYPKDDTSGCTIEAKDFQALKADFAAADTEIVGVSPDPMKSHDRFRAKYGLDFSLASDEAKTMLEAYGVWVEKSMYGRKYMGVERTTVLIDREGNIAQVWHKVKVPGHAEEVLKAAQAFGT; encoded by the coding sequence ATGCCTCTTACCATCGGAACCAAAGCTCCGGCCTTCTCCCTGCCTGCGACAGATGGTCGGGAGATCAGCCTCGACAGCCTGAAAGGCCGCAAGGTCGTGCTGTACTTCTACCCCAAGGACGATACCAGCGGCTGCACGATCGAGGCAAAGGACTTCCAGGCCCTCAAGGCGGATTTCGCCGCTGCCGATACGGAAATCGTGGGCGTCTCGCCGGATCCGATGAAGAGCCACGACAGGTTCCGCGCCAAGTACGGCCTCGATTTCTCCCTCGCGTCGGACGAGGCCAAGACCATGCTGGAAGCCTACGGGGTCTGGGTCGAGAAGAGCATGTACGGCCGCAAGTACATGGGGGTCGAGCGCACCACGGTGCTGATCGACCGCGAGGGCAACATCGCCCAGGTCTGGCACAAGGTGAAGGTCCCGGGCCATGCGGAGGAGGTGCTGAAGGCCGCGCAGGCTTTCGGCACCTGA